One genomic segment of Sminthopsis crassicaudata isolate SCR6 chromosome 2, ASM4859323v1, whole genome shotgun sequence includes these proteins:
- the LOC141553439 gene encoding olfactory receptor 4F6-like, with product MDEANDSTVTEFVLVGLPVSWEMNIFLFCFFSSFFMGIVLGNLFIVFTVIFDPHLHSPMYFLLANLSLLDLGLSATAVPRMIADVLSTHRIISFPSCMTQIFFIHVMGGTEMVLLIAMAFDRYTAICKPLHYLTIMNHKTCICFVVAAWVIGVVHAVSQFIFLINMPFCGSNKIDSFYCDFPQVTKLACVDTHVVDNVVTASSGLISMGTFFLLIISYIFILVTVRHHSSVGLSKAFSTLSAHITVVFLYFTPCFFVYVWPFPTLSLDKFLIILDFVVTPVLNPAILESLNPAFRNKEMKMAMKRLSRKIVGSKESS from the coding sequence ATGGATGAAGCCAATGATTCTACGGTGACTGAATTTGTATTGGTGGGACTTCCTGTGTCTTGGGAgatgaatattttcttattttgttttttttcctcattttttatggGAATTGTGCTGGGAAATCTATTCATTGTGTTCACTGTGATTTTTGATCCCCATCTGCACTCTCCCATGTATTTTCTGCTGGCCAACCTCTCCCTTCTTGATCTGGGTCTATCTGCCACTGCAGTACCCAGAATGATAGCTGATGTTCTGAGTACACACAGAATCATCTCATTCCCAAGTTGTATGACACAGATATTCTTTATCCATGTTATGGGAGGAACTGAGATGGTTCTTCTTATAGCTATGGCCTTTGACAGATACACAGCAATTTGCAAGCCTCTCCATTATCTGACTATTATGAACCACAAAACATGTATTTGCTTTGTAGTGGCTGCCTGGGTGATTGGAGTAGTCCATGCTGTgtctcagtttatttttcttataaatatgcCTTTTTGTGGCTCTAACAAGATTGACAGCTTTTACTGTGACTTTCCTCAGGTCACAAAACTTGCCTGTGTAGATACCCATGTAGTGGATAATGTAGTCACTGCTAGTAGTGGGCTTATTTCCATGGGTACCTTCTTCCTTTTGATTATTTCCTACATCTTTATCCTGGTCACAGTCAGGCATCATTCTTCAGTTGGTTTGTCCAAAGCTTTTTCCACCCTGTCAGCTCACATTACAGTGgtatttttatactttactccATGCTTCTTTGTCTATGTATGGCCATTCCCCACACTTTCACTGGACAAATTTTTGATCATTCTTGACTTTGTTGTTACCCCTGTCTTGAATCCTGCAATCCTTGAATCCTTGAATCCTGCATTTAGAAACAAGGAAATGAAGATGGCAATGAAAAGACTAAGTAGGAAGATTGTGGGTTCTAAGGAGTCTTCTTGA